A single genomic interval of Syntrophales bacterium harbors:
- a CDS encoding formylglycine-generating enzyme family protein — protein KTIEVASFSPNAWGLYDMHGNVWEWCEDWFGDYPSGHVTAPEGVSSGTARVLRGGSWRDYARHLRSASRGRYDPGCGFNGIGFRVVCCVARAY, from the coding sequence AAAACCATAGAGGTGGCAAGTTTTTCGCCTAATGCATGGGGTTTGTATGACATGCACGGCAATGTCTGGGAGTGGTGTGAGGACTGGTTTGGTGATTACCCATCAGGCCATGTTACAGCTCCTGAAGGCGTTTCTTCAGGCACGGCTCGCGTCCTGCGTGGCGGTTCCTGGCGCGATTACGCGAGGCACCTGCGATCCGCCTCCCGCGGCAGGTACGATCCAGGCTGCGGGTTCAACGGCATCGGGTTTCGTGTTGTGTGTTGTGTTGCCCGGGCTTATTAA